The following proteins come from a genomic window of Edaphobacter sp. 4G125:
- a CDS encoding efflux transporter outer membrane subunit, whose protein sequence is MKSAAIFKAAAFTGAVFLLSGCRVGPNYKAPAVPAPPAYSEDGHNGNWASAKPADETDRGAWWTIYGDAELNDLEQRCANANQSIAAALHAYEQAHDLVRQNRSSLYPTVSIGASANRNRISATRPLRPSNAAQSYWDFLIPLNISWEPDLWGRVRRQIESSSASAQASAADLANTKLSLQGMLAVSFLQLRGVDLQAQLLRNTLDAYSQALKLTQDRFRGGLSTESDVEQATAQLEQTRAQLIDLGVGRAQLEHAIAVLVGVPATGFHIAEKPLSGEPPSIPTGIPSEVLQRRPDIAAAEKRVASANALIGVAKSAYFPTIILGASGSVESSQIDQLFNTGSTGWNAGPTANELLFDAGRRKAQVDQAIAQREQVTALYRDQVLSAFRDVEDQLSALRVLEDEATVQDRAVQAAKRSTELSTLRYKRGLVPYLEVLTNQTIELTNERAAAALVTERIVSSARLQIALGGGWNTSLLPQN, encoded by the coding sequence ATGAAGTCAGCCGCAATCTTTAAAGCGGCCGCCTTCACGGGGGCAGTGTTTCTTCTGTCTGGATGCCGGGTAGGGCCGAACTACAAAGCGCCCGCTGTCCCTGCACCGCCTGCTTATAGTGAAGACGGACACAACGGCAACTGGGCTTCGGCCAAGCCTGCCGACGAAACAGACCGCGGAGCATGGTGGACAATTTATGGTGACGCTGAGTTGAATGATCTGGAGCAGCGATGCGCCAATGCAAATCAAAGCATAGCTGCCGCGCTCCATGCCTACGAACAGGCACATGATCTCGTGCGACAGAATAGGTCGTCGCTCTATCCCACGGTCTCCATCGGAGCCTCTGCAAACCGGAATCGCATCTCGGCTACGCGACCGTTGCGTCCGTCCAATGCAGCCCAGAGCTATTGGGACTTTCTTATCCCGTTGAACATCTCATGGGAGCCGGATCTGTGGGGACGGGTCCGCAGGCAAATCGAATCCAGCTCTGCTTCAGCGCAGGCATCGGCCGCAGACCTGGCAAACACAAAGCTAAGTTTGCAGGGGATGCTCGCCGTCAGCTTCCTTCAGCTGCGTGGCGTCGATCTTCAGGCACAGTTGCTGCGCAACACTCTTGACGCGTATTCGCAAGCGCTCAAGCTAACTCAGGACCGCTTTCGTGGTGGTCTCAGCACCGAGAGCGACGTCGAGCAAGCTACAGCGCAACTGGAACAGACCCGGGCTCAGCTGATTGACTTGGGTGTGGGCCGTGCTCAACTGGAGCATGCTATCGCCGTTCTTGTTGGAGTTCCGGCCACAGGCTTCCATATTGCTGAAAAGCCTCTAAGCGGTGAACCTCCAAGTATCCCCACCGGAATCCCTTCGGAAGTTCTTCAACGGAGACCGGACATTGCCGCCGCAGAAAAGCGTGTCGCTTCTGCGAATGCACTCATTGGTGTCGCAAAATCGGCATATTTCCCCACGATTATTCTGGGAGCAAGTGGGAGCGTAGAAAGCAGCCAGATCGATCAGCTCTTTAATACGGGAAGCACCGGCTGGAATGCTGGCCCCACCGCCAACGAGCTCCTATTCGATGCTGGCCGACGAAAAGCCCAAGTGGATCAGGCCATCGCACAGCGAGAGCAGGTGACTGCTCTCTATCGTGATCAGGTGCTGTCTGCTTTTCGTGACGTTGAAGACCAACTCTCTGCTCTTCGCGTTCTCGAAGACGAAGCGACTGTTCAGGATCGTGCGGTCCAGGCCGCAAAAAGGAGTACAGAACTATCTACTCTGCGCTACAAACGAGGTCTTGTTCCCTATCTCGAAGTCCTGACCAACCAGACGATCGAGCTAACTAATGAGCGTGCAGCCGCTGCATTAGTTACAGAACGGATCGTATCTAGTGCCAGGCTTCAGATTGCTCTTGGAGGCGGGTGGAATACCAGCTTGCTCCCACAGAACTGA
- a CDS encoding efflux RND transporter periplasmic adaptor subunit — protein sequence MSGETQQGTNAHSIPDAHKPNALKHEPPPVSRGSLLIVVVIVLLIAVVLGVFGILRRKHASTELEKYTAASSAPPVALETPKLQQNATEIVLPGNMQAYTLAPIYARTTGYVKAWYHDIGSRVRKGELLAVIETPELDQQLASAKADLATAIQNANLAKVTADRYKDLVGSNAVSQQDTDNAVSLLQARNSEVASASANVRRLEELVSFERVVAPFDGVITARNLDIGQLISADGSTTTAGAGTIRSSREIFDISAIDTLRVFVNVPQIYAPDAKKGVTASLTLPQYPGRTFKGKLVRTANAVDPVTRTLLAEIDVENRSGELLPGSYTQVHLNVSRAAPALIVSVGAVILKADGLHVATVDSNNRAHILSVTSGRDFGSTMEILSGLEPGQAVISNPPDSLTENQEVRVVTPEQHESNPPTEAHR from the coding sequence ATGAGCGGTGAAACACAACAAGGAACGAACGCGCACTCGATTCCAGATGCACATAAGCCAAATGCGCTGAAGCATGAGCCTCCTCCTGTTTCTCGCGGGTCTCTTCTGATCGTCGTTGTAATCGTTCTACTGATAGCAGTCGTGTTAGGTGTCTTTGGCATTCTTCGTCGCAAACATGCCAGTACTGAGCTTGAGAAATACACCGCTGCAAGCTCTGCGCCTCCAGTAGCCCTGGAGACACCCAAGCTGCAACAGAACGCCACAGAGATTGTGCTCCCTGGCAACATGCAGGCCTATACCCTGGCACCGATCTATGCAAGAACGACGGGCTATGTGAAGGCTTGGTACCACGACATTGGCTCGCGTGTACGCAAGGGAGAGTTGCTTGCCGTAATTGAGACGCCAGAATTGGATCAGCAACTCGCCTCTGCAAAGGCAGATCTGGCCACGGCAATTCAAAATGCAAACCTCGCAAAGGTGACTGCAGATCGCTACAAAGATCTTGTAGGAAGCAATGCTGTGAGTCAGCAGGATACCGACAATGCCGTCAGCCTTTTGCAGGCACGGAATTCAGAGGTCGCCTCCGCCTCAGCGAACGTTCGTAGGTTGGAAGAATTGGTTTCGTTCGAACGCGTTGTCGCTCCTTTTGATGGAGTCATCACAGCACGCAATCTCGATATCGGACAACTCATCAGCGCAGACGGAAGTACAACGACAGCAGGCGCAGGAACAATCCGAAGCAGTCGAGAAATCTTCGATATCTCGGCCATCGATACTTTGAGAGTCTTCGTCAATGTACCGCAGATATACGCTCCGGATGCGAAGAAAGGCGTAACGGCCAGCCTCACGTTGCCACAATATCCTGGCCGTACTTTCAAAGGAAAGTTGGTGCGTACAGCCAATGCGGTCGACCCCGTGACCAGAACACTTCTGGCTGAAATTGATGTAGAAAACCGCTCCGGAGAGCTGCTGCCTGGAAGTTACACCCAGGTGCATCTCAATGTCTCGCGAGCCGCGCCAGCCCTCATCGTTTCGGTAGGCGCTGTCATCCTCAAAGCAGACGGGCTCCATGTCGCCACGGTCGATAGCAACAATCGAGCGCACATCCTGAGTGTCACTTCCGGGCGCGATTTTGGTTCGACAATGGAGATCCTGAGTGGTCTTGAACCTGGGCAGGCTGTAATATCCAATCCGCCCGATTCCCTCACTGAAAACCAAGAAGTGCGTGTGGTTACGCCGGAGCAGCATGAGTCGAATCCTCCAACGGAGGCTCACCGATGA
- a CDS encoding efflux RND transporter permease subunit — translation MWIVRLALRRPYTFVVMSLLLFIVGPLAVLRTPVDIFPNINIPVVSVVWGYAGLSPEQLSYRIVLPFERNLTTTVNDIEHTESQTLNGVSVIKIYFQPRVNISQAVAQVTAVAQTAIRQYPQGTTPPLIIQYSASSVPILQLGLSGKGLNEQQLNDFGTNFIRTQLATVQGAAMPWPYGGKQRQVMVDIDTQKLQAFGLSASDVVNAINAQNIILPSGVAKIGDYEYQVETNSAPTTIEALNNLPIKTVNGATIYVHDIGNVRDGFPPQTNIVRVDGQRASLLTLLKVGNASTLDIISKVRAQLPLIAAQLPPALQMRPIADQSVFVRAAISGVVREALIAACLTAAMILVFLGSWRSTVIIAISIPLSVLCSLLMLSALGETINIMTLGGLALAVGILVDDATVEIENINRNLEEGKEVEQAILDGAAQIAVPAFVSTLSICIVFVPMFFLGGVARYLFVPLAEAVVFAMLASYFLSRTIVPTMAKYLLKGHEHDSAERARKSRNPFVRFQLLFEHYFEKLRNWYYGVLNLCLHHRTVFLLAIVAFWVLSIGLLYPWLGQDFFPSVDGGQFKLHVRAHTGTRIEDTAALCDRIEAVIRKEIPAAELGTIIDNVGLPYSGINLSYSNSAPVGTGDADILVSLNEGHRPTAEYMRLLRDKLTTQFPGTQFYYLPTDMVSQILNFGLPAQIDIQFVGQELEKNRELAEGMMEQISHIAGTTDLRIQQPFNLPKWEVNVDRTRAQQVGYSQRDVAGNLLVALSGSFQTSPGFFLNPQNNVSYNIVVQTPQYDVKNLQELQNFPITSTGSTPPQILGNLASIERGVEQGTVSHYNARPVIDIYGAVDGTDLATVARKLDKIVEDSKSKLPRGTEVYVRGQIETMRTSFVGLIGGLLFSIVLVYALIVVNFQSWLDPFIIIVALPGALAGIVWMLFLTGTHISVPALTGSIMCVGVATANSILVVSFAKEQMEEGMNSTEAALAAGFTRFRPVIMTALAMIIGMVPMALGLGDGGEQNAPLGRAVIGGLLLATFGTLTFVPTFFAFMHRNDPPLTRQEDDANEAYL, via the coding sequence ATGTGGATTGTCCGACTTGCGCTCAGAAGACCATACACCTTTGTTGTAATGTCGCTGCTTCTTTTTATTGTGGGTCCTCTCGCGGTACTTCGAACGCCTGTCGACATCTTTCCGAATATCAATATTCCGGTCGTCTCTGTGGTCTGGGGTTATGCCGGCCTATCTCCTGAGCAGCTGAGTTATCGCATCGTACTTCCGTTCGAGCGAAATCTGACAACGACGGTCAACGACATTGAACACACCGAGTCGCAAACGCTGAATGGCGTGTCCGTCATCAAAATCTACTTTCAGCCGCGGGTCAATATCTCTCAGGCCGTCGCACAGGTTACCGCTGTTGCCCAGACGGCAATCCGTCAATATCCGCAGGGAACCACTCCTCCACTGATCATTCAGTACAGCGCATCCAGCGTCCCGATTTTGCAACTGGGACTCTCTGGTAAGGGCCTGAATGAACAACAGCTCAACGACTTTGGTACGAATTTCATTCGAACTCAGCTGGCAACCGTACAAGGTGCTGCTATGCCATGGCCTTATGGCGGAAAGCAGCGCCAGGTCATGGTGGATATCGACACCCAGAAACTACAAGCGTTTGGTCTTTCGGCTTCGGATGTCGTGAATGCCATCAATGCGCAGAATATTATTCTGCCTTCTGGCGTTGCGAAAATAGGAGATTATGAGTATCAAGTCGAAACCAACAGTGCACCCACCACGATTGAAGCACTGAATAATCTGCCCATCAAAACCGTCAACGGTGCGACGATTTATGTCCACGACATTGGAAACGTCCGCGATGGCTTCCCGCCCCAGACCAATATCGTTCGTGTAGATGGCCAACGCGCTTCGTTGTTGACGCTGCTGAAGGTCGGTAATGCTTCGACGCTCGATATTATCTCCAAGGTGCGGGCGCAGCTACCCTTGATCGCGGCTCAGCTTCCACCTGCGTTGCAGATGCGCCCCATCGCCGACCAATCTGTTTTTGTTCGGGCCGCAATCAGTGGAGTCGTTCGAGAAGCTCTGATTGCAGCCTGTCTGACTGCTGCAATGATCCTGGTCTTCCTTGGAAGTTGGCGCTCGACCGTTATCATCGCAATCTCGATTCCTCTTTCGGTCCTTTGTTCGCTTCTTATGCTCTCGGCACTGGGCGAAACAATCAACATCATGACTCTCGGTGGCCTTGCGCTTGCCGTGGGAATTCTGGTGGATGATGCGACGGTTGAGATCGAAAATATTAACCGCAACCTTGAAGAGGGCAAAGAAGTCGAGCAGGCCATTCTGGATGGTGCCGCTCAGATTGCTGTCCCAGCCTTTGTCTCTACGCTCTCCATCTGTATCGTCTTCGTTCCCATGTTCTTTCTGGGAGGAGTCGCGCGGTATCTCTTTGTTCCTCTGGCGGAAGCCGTAGTCTTCGCCATGCTGGCCTCTTACTTTCTCTCTCGAACCATCGTGCCCACGATGGCGAAGTACCTGTTAAAAGGCCATGAGCACGACAGCGCAGAAAGAGCCCGGAAGAGCCGGAACCCTTTTGTTCGTTTCCAACTCCTCTTTGAGCACTACTTTGAAAAGCTACGCAATTGGTACTACGGAGTTTTGAATCTCTGTTTGCACCACAGAACCGTGTTCTTGTTGGCCATTGTGGCTTTCTGGGTTTTGTCCATCGGACTTCTTTATCCATGGTTGGGGCAGGACTTCTTCCCTTCTGTTGATGGTGGCCAATTCAAGTTGCATGTGCGAGCGCATACAGGAACCCGAATCGAAGATACCGCCGCACTTTGCGATCGCATTGAAGCGGTCATCCGTAAAGAGATTCCTGCTGCCGAACTAGGAACCATCATCGACAATGTTGGTCTTCCCTACTCCGGTATCAATCTTTCCTATTCCAACTCTGCTCCGGTAGGTACGGGAGACGCGGATATCCTCGTATCTCTCAACGAAGGGCATCGGCCAACCGCTGAGTATATGCGCCTGTTACGAGATAAGCTCACCACGCAATTCCCGGGAACGCAGTTCTACTATCTGCCGACAGACATGGTCAGCCAGATCCTGAACTTTGGTCTGCCTGCACAGATCGACATTCAGTTTGTGGGGCAAGAGCTGGAGAAGAACCGTGAACTGGCTGAGGGAATGATGGAACAGATCAGCCATATCGCGGGAACTACGGATCTGCGTATTCAACAACCATTCAACCTGCCAAAGTGGGAAGTCAATGTCGATCGCACACGAGCCCAGCAGGTGGGCTATAGCCAGCGGGATGTCGCAGGTAATCTTCTGGTTGCGCTGAGTGGCAGCTTTCAGACGTCGCCAGGTTTCTTCCTCAATCCGCAAAATAATGTCAGCTACAACATCGTCGTACAGACTCCACAATACGACGTAAAGAACCTGCAGGAGCTTCAGAACTTCCCGATTACCTCCACAGGAAGTACCCCTCCGCAGATTCTGGGTAACCTGGCTTCGATTGAACGGGGCGTGGAGCAAGGCACAGTCAGCCACTATAACGCCCGTCCTGTGATCGACATCTACGGCGCGGTTGACGGAACAGATCTGGCAACCGTAGCTCGTAAGCTCGACAAGATCGTTGAGGACAGTAAGTCAAAGCTTCCCCGTGGCACAGAGGTCTACGTTCGTGGCCAGATTGAAACGATGCGCACTTCGTTCGTCGGTCTCATCGGTGGACTGCTCTTTTCCATCGTTCTGGTGTATGCCCTGATCGTGGTCAACTTCCAAAGCTGGCTTGATCCTTTCATCATCATCGTTGCTCTGCCCGGAGCGCTTGCAGGCATTGTGTGGATGCTCTTTTTGACCGGAACTCATATCAGCGTTCCGGCTCTAACCGGATCCATCATGTGCGTCGGCGTAGCAACAGCCAACTCCATTCTTGTGGTCAGCTTTGCCAAGGAACAGATGGAAGAAGGGATGAACTCTACCGAGGCGGCTCTGGCCGCAGGCTTCACCCGATTCCGTCCGGTCATTATGACGGCACTCGCCATGATTATTGGCATGGTTCCAATGGCGCTGGGACTGGGAGACGGCGGAGAGCAGAACGCTCCCCTGGGCCGCGCTGTGATTGGCGGCTTATTACTGGCAACCTTTGGAACGCTAACTTTTGTACCAACATTTTTTGCCTTCATGCATCGCAATGATCCGCCGCTCACTCGGCAGGAGGACGACGCCAATGAAGCTTATTTATGA
- a CDS encoding TetR/AcrR family transcriptional regulator: MSPHSAAVQPKGRGRHRSVEAESAILKATLYLLQRKPLRKVSADAIAAKAGVSKATIYKWWPNKSLVALDAFLGVMTERVGVPPDTGSAEQDFILQMQLVIAFYLSPLGKIFSQFIAEGQSDPEFLKQFRERFLYARRDAARIMWERGVQRGEVRGEVDSEIVLDLIYGPMIFRLLVGHGSLSNEEAATMVRAVFKGLQHIDLSQIENRNVVGGKRTTMNL; this comes from the coding sequence ATGTCTCCCCATAGCGCAGCAGTTCAACCCAAAGGACGTGGACGGCATCGTAGCGTCGAGGCAGAATCGGCGATTTTGAAGGCGACTCTGTACCTGTTGCAACGTAAACCGCTCCGCAAGGTCAGTGCGGATGCAATTGCTGCAAAAGCAGGGGTCAGCAAAGCCACAATCTACAAATGGTGGCCGAATAAGAGTCTGGTTGCGCTCGACGCATTTCTCGGAGTCATGACCGAGCGGGTAGGAGTTCCTCCGGATACGGGCTCGGCCGAACAGGATTTTATTCTGCAGATGCAGTTGGTTATTGCGTTTTATCTTTCTCCCCTGGGAAAGATTTTCAGTCAATTCATTGCAGAAGGACAGAGCGACCCGGAGTTTCTGAAGCAATTTCGGGAGCGGTTTCTCTATGCCCGGCGAGACGCCGCACGAATCATGTGGGAGCGGGGGGTCCAACGAGGCGAGGTACGCGGAGAGGTCGATTCTGAGATTGTTCTCGATCTGATTTATGGTCCGATGATCTTCCGGCTGCTTGTGGGACACGGCTCTTTAAGCAATGAAGAAGCTGCAACGATGGTGAGAGCGGTATTCAAAGGACTCCAACATATAGACTTATCGCAGATCGAAAATCGAAATGTTGTAGGCGGTAAGCGCACAACCATGAATCTTTGA